The following coding sequences are from one Nonlabens arenilitoris window:
- the ruvA gene encoding Holliday junction branch migration protein RuvA gives MIAQLQGKLVEKNLTDVVIDCGGVGYFVEISLHTYSLIPDGELIKLFTFMQVREDSQRLFGFMEKSEREVFKLLLSVSGIGASTARTMLSSLEPRQIAQAIASGDVRTIQSVKGIGAKGAQRVILDLKDKILQVLEGEDISLHSSNTGRDEALSALETLGYLRKQAQKVVDKILASEPDATVETLIKGALKQL, from the coding sequence ATGATAGCGCAGTTGCAAGGAAAGCTGGTGGAAAAAAATCTTACAGATGTCGTTATAGACTGTGGTGGTGTAGGATATTTTGTCGAGATCTCGCTTCATACATATTCATTAATTCCAGATGGTGAGCTGATTAAATTATTCACTTTTATGCAAGTAAGAGAGGATTCTCAGCGTCTATTTGGCTTTATGGAAAAGTCAGAACGCGAGGTATTTAAGCTTTTACTTTCGGTATCTGGTATAGGAGCAAGTACAGCGCGTACTATGCTTTCTAGTTTAGAACCGCGACAGATTGCACAGGCAATTGCCTCAGGTGATGTGCGCACTATACAGAGTGTTAAGGGAATAGGCGCAAAAGGAGCGCAGCGTGTCATTCTAGATTTAAAAGATAAAATACTTCAAGTGTTAGAAGGTGAAGATATTTCTCTTCATTCAAGCAATACTGGACGCGATGAAGCGTTATCTGCACTAGAAACGCTAGGTTATTTACGTAAGCAAGCGCAAAAAGTGGTGGATAAAATATTGGCTAGTGAGCCAGACGCCACAGTAGAAACATTAATAAAAGGCGCTTTAAAACAGCTGTAA
- the sprA gene encoding cell surface protein SprA, with product MKYSSLQLLNRYVAFLGCFLIFAFAKAQQESPVTAQDSTKTGVIIGDITLPDPPSIVTLYTYDPDLDRYIYKSEFNGFQIGYPFMLTREEYLDRVMKERMRQYFKDKAAAIAGKTEADKEKQKNLLPNFYVDSDLFESIFGGTEISVVPQGSVEVDLGMLFNKSDNPSFSPRNRSNATFDFNQRINLSLVGKVGTRLNVNANYDTQSTFNFQNQIKLDYTPTEDDILQSIEVGNISMPLNSTLIRGAQSLFGVKAELQFGKTRITGVFSEQQSESRTVQAAGGASVNDFDFFSLDYDENRHYFLSHYFRDNYDKTLANYPFINTNIQITRAEVWITNRGNRTQDVRNLVAIQDIGESDPDNIGLDAVPGGFLNAPAGSFPSNDNNDFNPRGITGAAQSILTDAIRDISTVQSGFGNAQVNEGFDYVTLENARKLTENEYTLNTQLGYISLRQRLNNDEVLAVAFQYTAGGKVYQVGEFANDGVVATDVIDSTDPSQIAVNNQNLVVKLLKSNLTNVSEPIWDLMMKNIYNLGGSQLSQEDFRMNIFYQFPPELNYITPAVPTLANPVAEPLPVDVDQTTLIKVFNLDRLNQQGDPQPDGDGFFDFIPGLTIDQENGRIIFTTVEPFGNYLFDKLDNTPGTGSEDYDQPTSYNANQAKYVYRDMYVTTKAQALQSADKNKYLIKGQYKATGREGIPIGAFNVPRGSVTVTAGGRTLQEGIDYSVDYQGGRVIILDQALLNSNTPIQVSTENNSVFNQQTKRFTGINVEHRFSDDFILGGTFLNLKERPITQKSTYGFEPINNTIVGANFIYNTQVPFLTRIVNKLPNIDTDVESNISLRGELAYLFPGSPAGDDFEGQASAYVDDFEGSQTSIDILSPFAWSLASVPNGFEGVSMDPNEVITKSGFRRAQLSWYTIDPIFYGTQRPPDITDDDISDPRTRRVFIDELFPNVDLQQGQQQVINTLDLNYLPSQRGPYNYNPAAAGSNILPNPEDNWAGIMRSFSSTDFEQTNVEYIQFWVMDPFVYDPTNSGGTISINLGSISEDILKDNRKQYENGLPDDGSTTLTNETDFGKVPVNQSLVYAFDTDGAQRTNQDIGLDGLSDLEENQQFGSFGPEDPARDNYEYFLAASGDIVTRYRKYNNTEGNSPTAVTQDDRGATTLPDVEDINRDNTMNTIDSYFEYDIPVDPTRMTVATNEYIFDTKEVQTTLPNGNTIDTRWVQFRVPLSDPNREVIGGINDFRAIRFMRMYLTDFNQETLLRFGSMDLVRGDYRRYTATLEEDLDDPSDDGTVFEVEGVNTENNEERTPIPYVLPPGVQREELRTQNQNIRQNEQSLVLRACGLEPEDGRSVFKNIRIDMRQYENLRMFVHAESLVNEVAIGDDELEAFVRIGIDYTDNYYEIRLPLKPTPWTNPDVVATRNPSEIWPDANEFNIDLSLLQEIKARVLSNPLLNISEVNFFDESTLTDATAGSPNQHIYGIKGNPNFGDVRAMMIGVRNASTNDICGEVWFNEMRLSGLKNQGGYAAVMNMDANIADFASVSATGRRSTIGFGAIEQGPNERDRENVTQYDVTTNLNLGQLLPEKWGVKLPFSYSIGEETITPQFDPQFEDIELETRLDNANSDAERDIIREQSEDYTMRQSVNLIGVRKERTGDSKPMPYDIENFTFSGSYNQTDQRNFEIERFQDQSVNVGTTYNYAFPKAEVEPFKKLVGDNSYLKFLKDFNVNLLPNSFAASGNILRQYNTQKFRDLQLDTNPVDTDGDGIPDAQNITIDPLSNRNYTMNHQYAINWDITKSLQFNLSANNDRVIRSYINDDDSIDESYGIWTDFLDEGIPNSHSQQLQATYKLPLDKFPFLAFAKASYTYTADFNWQRNSQQFAQLDGIPNLGNTVQNANTHRLNTTLDLDKLYKYVGLEKVKFGPAANRARSRNNTRSRNARPTTPGAANSQDEKSKTPKKNFGNKAYNTLIGIATSVKRAQINYQENNGIFLPGYTPAIGFIGTLKPTTGFTFGSQAEIRDIAARKGWLTLFQDFNQQYSEVESRQLDINVNVDLLKDLKIDLVGNRAYQETYTENYRVDPENLTYQSLTPNTFGNYSITTNMIGTAFNKSTIDGSKNFDNFRNNRLIIAERLAEKFYGNTTYSRDADGFPEGFSRNSQDVLLPAFLAAYEGRDAKDQKTNAFKDIPLPNWTLKYTGLMNLKWFKKRFRRFSINHGYRSSYTINQFQTNLDYSAGIRNLSYSDQSPDALNQTGDFKSRNLFFNINLSEQFSPLIKLDFEMKNSVSVAAELRKDRVVSLSFDNNLLTEINGNELILGLGYRIKDLKFKTNVGGRSKIIKSDLNMRLDGSVRDNVTIVRYLDLDNSQATAGQTIYGLKFTADYNLSQAFTAIFYYDHTFSEFAISTAFPQTTIRSGITLRYTFGN from the coding sequence TTGAAATATAGTTCTCTTCAACTTTTAAATAGGTATGTAGCATTCTTAGGATGTTTTTTGATATTCGCTTTCGCGAAAGCGCAACAAGAATCACCTGTAACGGCACAAGACAGTACTAAAACTGGTGTTATTATAGGCGATATAACCTTACCAGATCCACCGAGTATTGTTACTCTTTACACCTATGATCCAGATTTAGATCGTTATATCTATAAGAGTGAATTTAACGGTTTTCAAATAGGATATCCTTTTATGTTAACTCGTGAAGAATATCTAGATCGTGTGATGAAAGAGCGCATGAGGCAGTATTTTAAAGATAAAGCTGCTGCCATCGCTGGTAAAACAGAAGCAGATAAAGAAAAGCAAAAGAACTTATTGCCTAATTTCTATGTAGATTCAGACTTGTTTGAAAGTATATTTGGTGGAACTGAGATATCAGTTGTTCCACAGGGATCAGTAGAAGTTGACCTAGGGATGTTGTTTAATAAATCAGATAATCCTAGTTTTTCACCACGTAACAGATCCAATGCTACCTTTGATTTTAACCAGCGTATCAATTTAAGTCTAGTAGGTAAAGTAGGAACGCGTTTAAATGTGAACGCAAATTATGACACGCAAAGTACCTTTAACTTTCAAAATCAAATTAAATTAGATTATACACCTACTGAGGATGATATATTACAAAGTATCGAAGTAGGTAACATAAGTATGCCTTTGAATTCTACATTAATTCGTGGAGCTCAAAGTCTTTTTGGTGTCAAGGCTGAATTGCAGTTTGGTAAAACGAGAATCACAGGAGTATTCTCAGAACAGCAATCTGAATCAAGGACGGTACAAGCCGCTGGTGGTGCGTCTGTTAATGATTTTGATTTTTTCTCATTAGATTATGATGAGAATAGACATTATTTCTTGTCACATTATTTCCGTGATAACTATGATAAAACATTAGCTAATTATCCTTTTATTAATACAAACATTCAAATCACTAGAGCCGAAGTATGGATAACAAACCGCGGTAATAGAACACAGGATGTAAGAAACCTTGTTGCGATTCAGGACATAGGAGAGTCAGATCCTGATAACATCGGGTTAGATGCTGTGCCTGGTGGATTTTTAAATGCACCGGCAGGTAGTTTTCCTTCAAATGATAATAATGATTTTAATCCAAGAGGTATTACTGGCGCAGCGCAATCTATATTAACAGATGCAATAAGGGATATCTCTACTGTGCAATCTGGTTTTGGGAATGCACAGGTAAATGAGGGATTTGATTATGTAACGTTAGAGAATGCAAGAAAACTTACAGAAAATGAATATACCTTAAATACCCAACTAGGTTATATATCTTTAAGACAACGATTAAATAATGATGAAGTCCTGGCAGTGGCATTTCAATATACTGCTGGAGGAAAGGTTTATCAAGTAGGTGAGTTTGCAAATGATGGTGTCGTTGCAACGGATGTTATAGACTCTACTGACCCAAGTCAAATAGCTGTTAATAATCAGAATCTAGTCGTTAAATTATTGAAAAGTAACTTAACTAATGTCAGTGAACCTATCTGGGACTTGATGATGAAGAATATCTATAATTTAGGTGGTTCTCAATTGTCTCAGGAAGATTTCAGAATGAATATTTTTTATCAATTCCCACCAGAGTTGAACTATATAACGCCTGCAGTACCTACACTGGCAAATCCTGTTGCAGAGCCTTTACCCGTTGATGTTGATCAAACTACATTAATAAAGGTTTTTAATTTAGACCGATTGAATCAACAAGGTGATCCACAACCAGACGGTGATGGTTTTTTTGACTTTATTCCAGGACTGACCATCGATCAAGAAAATGGTCGTATTATTTTTACAACGGTAGAACCATTTGGTAATTATCTGTTTGATAAATTAGATAATACTCCAGGCACGGGCTCTGAAGATTATGACCAACCTACATCGTATAACGCTAACCAGGCAAAGTATGTTTATCGTGACATGTATGTGACGACTAAAGCACAAGCCTTACAATCTGCAGATAAGAATAAGTATTTAATTAAAGGGCAATATAAAGCGACTGGTAGAGAAGGAATTCCTATCGGTGCATTTAATGTGCCTCGTGGTTCTGTAACGGTAACTGCTGGTGGTAGGACATTACAAGAAGGAATCGACTATTCTGTAGATTATCAAGGTGGTCGTGTCATTATTTTAGATCAAGCCTTGTTGAATTCTAATACACCTATTCAAGTTTCAACAGAAAACAATTCTGTGTTTAACCAGCAGACTAAGCGTTTTACTGGAATTAATGTAGAACATCGTTTTAGTGATGACTTTATTTTAGGAGGTACCTTCTTAAACCTTAAAGAGCGACCTATTACTCAAAAATCGACATATGGTTTTGAACCTATTAATAATACTATTGTAGGAGCTAACTTTATATATAATACACAAGTACCATTCTTAACTAGGATAGTTAATAAGTTGCCTAATATTGACACTGATGTAGAGTCTAATATATCATTACGAGGTGAATTAGCATATCTTTTTCCTGGATCGCCAGCAGGTGATGATTTTGAAGGTCAAGCATCAGCTTATGTAGATGATTTTGAAGGCTCTCAAACCTCAATAGATATTTTATCACCGTTTGCTTGGTCACTTGCTAGTGTGCCAAATGGTTTTGAAGGAGTTTCTATGGATCCTAATGAGGTGATTACTAAAAGTGGTTTTAGAAGAGCACAATTATCTTGGTATACTATTGATCCTATATTTTATGGAACGCAACGACCACCAGATATTACAGATGATGATATTTCTGACCCTAGAACCAGGCGTGTTTTCATAGATGAGTTGTTTCCTAATGTAGACTTGCAGCAAGGACAGCAGCAAGTTATAAATACTCTAGACTTAAATTATTTACCATCTCAACGTGGTCCTTATAATTATAATCCAGCAGCGGCTGGTAGTAATATATTGCCTAATCCTGAAGATAATTGGGCTGGTATTATGAGATCCTTCTCTAGTACAGATTTTGAACAGACTAATGTGGAGTATATTCAGTTTTGGGTGATGGATCCATTTGTTTATGACCCAACAAATTCTGGTGGAACTATATCTATTAACTTAGGTAGTATTAGTGAAGATATCTTAAAAGATAACCGTAAGCAATATGAAAATGGATTACCGGACGATGGTAGCACAACATTAACTAATGAAACAGATTTTGGTAAGGTTCCGGTAAATCAATCACTTGTTTATGCATTTGACACAGATGGTGCACAACGTACAAATCAAGACATAGGTCTAGATGGACTGAGCGACCTAGAAGAGAATCAGCAATTTGGATCTTTTGGTCCAGAAGATCCTGCACGCGATAATTATGAATATTTCTTAGCCGCTAGTGGAGATATAGTGACTAGATATAGAAAATATAATAATACTGAAGGAAATTCACCTACAGCAGTAACCCAAGACGATCGTGGGGCAACGACATTACCAGATGTAGAGGATATTAACAGAGATAACACTATGAATACCATAGATAGTTATTTTGAATATGATATACCGGTTGACCCAACTAGAATGACTGTCGCTACTAACGAGTATATATTTGATACCAAAGAGGTTCAAACTACTTTACCTAATGGAAATACTATTGATACACGTTGGGTTCAATTTAGAGTTCCATTAAGTGATCCTAACCGAGAAGTTATAGGTGGCATCAATGATTTCAGAGCCATACGTTTCATGAGAATGTATTTGACAGATTTTAATCAAGAAACGTTACTTCGTTTTGGTTCTATGGATCTTGTTCGTGGCGATTATCGTCGTTACACTGCGACATTAGAAGAGGATTTAGATGATCCTAGTGATGATGGAACTGTGTTTGAAGTAGAAGGTGTGAATACAGAAAATAATGAGGAACGTACTCCTATTCCTTACGTATTACCTCCAGGAGTTCAAAGAGAAGAGTTGCGAACTCAAAATCAAAATATAAGACAAAATGAACAATCACTTGTGTTAAGAGCATGCGGTTTGGAACCAGAAGATGGACGTTCTGTATTTAAGAATATAAGAATAGATATGCGTCAGTATGAAAACTTGCGCATGTTTGTTCACGCAGAATCATTAGTCAATGAGGTTGCCATAGGTGATGATGAGTTAGAAGCATTTGTAAGAATAGGAATTGATTATACTGATAATTACTATGAAATCAGACTTCCTTTAAAACCTACTCCATGGACTAATCCAGATGTTGTTGCTACAAGAAACCCATCAGAGATATGGCCCGATGCAAATGAGTTTAATATTGACCTTTCTTTACTTCAAGAGATTAAAGCACGTGTTTTAAGTAACCCTTTATTGAATATTTCTGAAGTAAATTTCTTTGATGAGTCCACACTTACTGATGCGACTGCAGGAAGCCCTAATCAACACATATATGGTATAAAAGGGAATCCTAATTTTGGAGATGTAAGAGCGATGATGATTGGTGTGCGCAATGCCAGTACAAATGATATTTGTGGAGAAGTGTGGTTCAATGAAATGCGTCTATCAGGTTTAAAGAACCAAGGTGGATATGCAGCAGTGATGAATATGGATGCAAACATCGCAGATTTTGCAAGCGTAAGCGCTACAGGTAGAAGAAGCACAATCGGTTTTGGAGCTATTGAACAAGGACCTAATGAAAGAGATCGAGAAAATGTTACCCAATATGATGTGACAACAAACCTTAATTTAGGTCAGTTATTACCAGAAAAATGGGGTGTTAAATTACCGTTTTCCTATAGTATAGGTGAAGAAACCATCACACCACAATTTGATCCGCAATTTGAAGATATAGAATTAGAAACCAGATTAGATAATGCTAACAGTGATGCAGAGCGTGATATAATAAGAGAACAGTCTGAAGATTACACCATGCGTCAAAGTGTAAATCTTATAGGTGTACGTAAAGAACGTACTGGTGACTCAAAACCTATGCCTTATGATATTGAAAATTTTACTTTTTCAGGATCATATAATCAAACAGACCAGCGCAATTTTGAAATCGAGAGGTTCCAGGATCAATCTGTTAACGTTGGTACCACATATAACTATGCGTTTCCTAAAGCAGAGGTAGAGCCTTTTAAAAAGTTAGTGGGCGATAATAGTTATTTAAAATTCTTAAAAGATTTTAATGTAAATCTATTGCCTAATAGTTTTGCAGCAAGTGGTAATATCTTAAGACAATATAACACACAAAAATTTAGAGATCTGCAACTAGATACCAACCCAGTAGATACTGATGGTGATGGGATTCCTGATGCTCAAAATATTACTATAGACCCATTGTCTAATCGCAATTATACCATGAATCATCAATATGCCATTAATTGGGATATTACAAAATCGTTACAATTCAATTTGTCTGCAAACAACGATCGCGTTATACGCAGTTACATTAATGACGATGATTCAATAGACGAGAGTTATGGAATCTGGACAGACTTTCTGGATGAAGGAATACCTAACTCGCACTCACAGCAACTTCAAGCAACTTATAAATTACCACTGGATAAGTTTCCGTTTCTCGCTTTCGCGAAAGCGAGCTACACCTACACAGCAGACTTTAACTGGCAACGTAACTCACAACAATTTGCACAGCTAGACGGTATTCCCAATTTAGGAAACACGGTTCAAAATGCAAATACACACCGTTTAAATACAACACTAGATTTAGATAAGTTATATAAATATGTAGGACTTGAGAAAGTTAAATTTGGTCCTGCCGCAAATAGAGCTCGTAGTCGTAATAATACTAGATCTAGAAACGCAAGGCCAACAACACCAGGTGCTGCAAATTCACAGGACGAAAAGAGTAAAACACCTAAAAAGAATTTTGGTAATAAGGCATATAATACATTAATAGGTATTGCTACTTCTGTGAAAAGAGCACAAATTAATTATCAAGAAAATAACGGGATATTTTTGCCAGGTTATACTCCAGCAATTGGGTTTATAGGTACATTAAAACCTACTACAGGATTTACATTTGGGTCACAGGCAGAGATTAGAGATATAGCTGCTAGAAAAGGATGGCTAACTTTATTTCAAGATTTTAATCAACAGTACAGCGAGGTTGAAAGCCGTCAATTAGATATTAATGTCAACGTTGATTTATTAAAAGATTTAAAAATAGATTTAGTAGGTAATAGAGCATATCAAGAAACTTATACAGAGAATTATCGGGTAGATCCAGAGAACTTGACTTATCAATCATTGACACCTAACACTTTTGGTAATTATAGTATTACTACAAACATGATAGGTACAGCTTTTAATAAAAGTACAATTGATGGGTCTAAGAATTTTGATAACTTTAGAAACAATAGACTTATTATCGCAGAGCGGCTCGCAGAAAAGTTTTATGGTAACACAACTTACTCACGCGATGCAGACGGCTTTCCTGAAGGATTTAGTAGAAACAGTCAGGATGTATTATTGCCAGCCTTTCTTGCTGCTTATGAAGGTCGAGATGCAAAAGATCAAAAGACAAACGCTTTTAAAGACATACCTCTACCTAACTGGACACTTAAGTATACTGGATTGATGAATCTTAAGTGGTTCAAGAAAAGATTCCGTAGGTTCTCTATAAATCATGGGTATAGATCCAGTTATACAATTAATCAATTCCAGACTAATTTAGATTATTCTGCAGGAATTAGAAACCTGAGCTATAGTGACCAAAGCCCAGATGCTTTAAATCAAACAGGAGATTTTAAATCACGCAACCTCTTTTTTAATATTAATTTATCAGAACAATTTAGTCCATTAATCAAATTAGATTTTGAGATGAAAAACTCAGTTTCTGTTGCAGCAGAATTGAGAAAAGATAGAGTGGTCTCTCTAAGTTTTGATAACAATTTATTGACAGAGATAAACGGTAATGAATTGATTCTAGGACTAGGCTACCGTATAAAAGATCTAAAGTTCAAAACTAATGTAGGTGGACGCAGTAAAATCATTAAAAGTGATTTGAATATGAGACTAGATGGATCTGTAAGAGATAATGTAACCATAGTAAGATATCTAGATCTAGATAACAGTCAGGCTACCGCTGGTCAGACAATATATGGGCTTAAATTTACGGCAGATTATAATTTGAGTCAGGCATTTACAGCTATATTCTATTATGATCATACTTTCTCAGAATTTGCTATATCTACTGCCTTTCCACAAACTACAATTAGAAGTGGTATCACCTTGAGGTATACCTTTGGTAATTAG
- the gcvH gene encoding glycine cleavage system protein GcvH translates to MNIPAELKYTKDHEWIRIEGDIATVGITDFAQSELGDIVYVEVETVDETLDVEEVFGTVEAVKTVSDLFLPLSGEITAFNEKLEDEPELVNSDPYGDGWMIKMSFSDASQIDGLLSADAYKELIGG, encoded by the coding sequence ATGAATATCCCAGCAGAATTAAAGTATACTAAAGATCACGAGTGGATTCGTATTGAAGGTGATATAGCGACGGTAGGTATTACTGACTTTGCACAAAGCGAGTTAGGTGATATCGTTTATGTAGAGGTAGAAACCGTAGATGAAACACTAGATGTAGAAGAAGTTTTTGGAACAGTTGAAGCTGTTAAAACAGTGTCTGATTTATTTTTACCATTATCTGGTGAGATTACAGCTTTTAATGAAAAGTTAGAAGATGAGCCAGAATTAGTAAATTCAGATCCATATGGTGATGGATGGATGATTAAAATGTCATTCTCTGATGCCTCTCAGATAGATGGACTATTATCTGCAGATGCTTATAAAGAATTAATAGGTGGCTAA